One genomic window of Pieris rapae chromosome 15, ilPieRapa1.1, whole genome shotgun sequence includes the following:
- the LOC110995933 gene encoding uncharacterized protein LOC110995933 isoform X2 yields MWRPLCLLALVMTVLSATGHNREDRQPRSAETFWISGRYGRSLPGPTEAVTNNRVVRHAEENDQQKSNRFFLTNRYGNRAGPLSDRLANRINDRFGNRWKKQIVCDCVPREHFKRSVFRVSA; encoded by the exons ATGTGGCGCCCACTTTGCCTTTTGGCGCTAGTAATGACCGTTCTCTCTGCTACGGGCCATAATCGAG AGGATCGTCAGCCGCGTTCCGCCGAGACATTCTGGATCAGCGGTCGCTATGGACGCTCTCTTCCTGGACCTACTGAAGCTGTGACGAATAACAG GGTGGTGCGTCACGCAGAAGAGAATGACCAACAGAAAAGTAATAG GTTCTTCTTGACGAATCGTTACGGGAACCGAGCTGGCCCCTTGAGTGACAGATTGGCCAACCGAATAAACGATCGCTTCGGGAACAGGtggaaaaaacaaattgtatgcGACTGCGTGCCCAGAGAGCATTTTAAAAG GAGCGTGTTCAGAGTATCAGCCTAG